In the genome of Thermodesulfobacteriota bacterium, one region contains:
- a CDS encoding TadE family protein, with amino-acid sequence MDIYKTLKSRISLLIKNSHGQSMVEFVVALPTVVLLLWAGMYIGNIYLIKHKTLAAARYGTWNFARGEQTTAQAKSKIAKHFFDNKSSGLYVTSQKIPSDFSNVGGAVKTIVGKGLDIINMVMTDQKANISSLKIQYEVAPQLGALDLSDMHAANYKIESSHYVTANGWDGCNSKVHDMFGMIWQMVKNIFGIFKHLIS; translated from the coding sequence ATGGATATTTATAAAACATTAAAAAGCCGTATATCGTTGCTTATCAAAAATAGCCATGGGCAATCCATGGTCGAATTTGTCGTGGCTCTTCCTACAGTGGTTCTCCTTCTCTGGGCGGGTATGTATATCGGCAATATATATCTTATCAAACACAAAACACTTGCCGCGGCAAGGTACGGTACGTGGAATTTTGCCAGGGGAGAACAGACCACCGCGCAGGCTAAAAGCAAGATCGCAAAACATTTTTTTGATAACAAATCTTCCGGTCTGTATGTGACCTCCCAGAAAATACCTTCTGATTTTAGCAACGTCGGGGGTGCGGTGAAAACAATCGTTGGTAAAGGGCTCGATATTATCAACATGGTAATGACAGACCAAAAAGCCAATATATCCTCCTTGAAAATTCAATATGAGGTGGCCCCCCAACTGGGGGCATTGGATTTAAGTGATATGCATGCGGCCAATTATAAAATAGAATCGTCCCATTATGTCACCGCAAACGGATGGGACGGCTGTAATTCAAAGGTGCATGACATGTTCGGCATGATATGGCAGATGGTAAAGAATATTTTTGGAATTTTCAAGCACTTGATAAGCTAA